One Tamlana carrageenivorans genomic region harbors:
- a CDS encoding beta-xylosidase, protein MKKIFLAAALFFMLFSAIAQPGKESLNSKLELEIEKKVTALLNKMTLEEKIAEMTQDAPANDRLGIPVMKYGEALHGLWLVLDYYGNTTVYPQAVACASTWEPELIKKMASQTAKEARALGVTHCYSPNLDVYAGDARYGRVEESYGEDPYLVSRMGVAFIEGLQGTGDEQFDENHVIATAKHFVGYPENRRGINGGFSDMSERRLREVYLPSFEAAVKEAGVGSVMPGHQDFNGVPCHMNTWLLKDILRDELGFDGFIVSDNNDVGRLETMHFIAETRTEAAILGLKAGVDMDLVIGKNVELATYHSNILKDTVIKNPSLEKYINQATSRILTAKHKLGLFDAEPKAIDTETVEAGTDEHREFALEIAEKSIIMLKNDNNLLPLDVSKIKSLAVIGPNAHEERPKKGTYKLLGGYSGLPPYYVSVLDGLKKKVGKNVKINYAEGCDIDSFSKEGFPEAIAAAKKSDAVVLVVGSSHKTCGEGGDRADLDLYGVQKELVEAIHKTGKPVIVVLINGRPLSINYIAKNIPSVLETWYGGMRAGDAVANVIFGDVNPGGKLTMSFPRSVGQTPVTYLERPDFIGSGKGKYRFSDKSPLFPFGYGLSYTTFQYGEPKLKNAVINADGTTTVSIEVTNTGKVKGDEIVQMYVRDDFAFVGRYLKLLKGFERITLKPGETKTVSFKLGFDELNILNQDMKKVVEPGTFTISVGASSQEKDLKTVILKVNN, encoded by the coding sequence ATGAAAAAAATATTTTTAGCAGCAGCCTTATTTTTTATGTTGTTTTCAGCCATAGCGCAACCAGGAAAAGAATCATTAAATTCTAAGTTGGAATTAGAAATAGAAAAGAAAGTAACTGCTTTACTGAATAAAATGACCTTAGAAGAGAAAATTGCAGAGATGACGCAAGACGCACCTGCAAATGATAGACTAGGTATTCCTGTTATGAAATACGGAGAAGCATTACATGGATTATGGCTCGTTCTCGATTATTACGGTAACACAACAGTTTACCCACAAGCCGTAGCGTGTGCCTCAACTTGGGAGCCAGAACTTATTAAGAAAATGGCATCGCAAACAGCGAAAGAGGCTCGTGCTTTAGGGGTTACTCATTGTTACTCTCCAAACTTAGATGTTTATGCAGGAGATGCGCGCTATGGTCGTGTTGAAGAATCTTATGGTGAAGATCCATATTTGGTTTCACGAATGGGAGTTGCGTTTATTGAAGGTTTACAAGGTACAGGTGACGAACAATTTGATGAAAACCATGTTATTGCAACGGCAAAACATTTTGTGGGATACCCAGAAAACAGACGTGGTATAAATGGTGGTTTTAGCGACATGTCTGAACGTCGTTTGCGTGAGGTTTATCTTCCGTCGTTCGAGGCGGCAGTAAAAGAGGCAGGGGTAGGCTCTGTTATGCCAGGGCATCAAGATTTTAATGGTGTACCATGTCATATGAATACGTGGTTGTTAAAGGATATTTTAAGAGATGAATTAGGTTTTGATGGTTTTATTGTGTCTGATAATAATGATGTAGGAAGATTGGAAACCATGCATTTTATTGCTGAAACCAGAACGGAAGCGGCTATCTTAGGATTAAAAGCAGGCGTTGATATGGATTTGGTCATAGGGAAGAACGTTGAATTGGCAACCTATCATAGCAATATTTTGAAGGATACCGTAATTAAGAATCCTTCATTGGAGAAATATATAAACCAAGCCACATCACGTATTTTAACCGCAAAACATAAATTAGGTTTGTTTGATGCAGAACCAAAAGCGATTGACACAGAAACAGTAGAAGCAGGCACCGATGAACATCGCGAGTTTGCATTGGAAATTGCAGAAAAATCTATTATCATGCTTAAAAATGATAATAATCTCTTACCACTAGATGTTTCAAAAATTAAATCCTTAGCTGTTATTGGTCCTAATGCTCACGAAGAACGTCCTAAAAAAGGAACTTATAAACTTTTGGGTGGTTATTCTGGGTTACCCCCTTATTATGTTTCGGTTTTAGATGGTTTAAAGAAAAAAGTGGGGAAAAATGTAAAAATAAACTACGCAGAGGGTTGCGATATTGATAGTTTTTCTAAGGAGGGATTTCCTGAAGCTATTGCTGCTGCAAAAAAATCGGATGCTGTTGTATTAGTTGTAGGGAGCTCTCATAAAACCTGTGGTGAAGGTGGCGATCGCGCCGATCTTGATTTGTATGGTGTGCAAAAAGAATTAGTAGAAGCCATTCATAAAACAGGAAAGCCAGTGATTGTGGTGCTCATTAATGGCCGTCCATTGAGTATAAATTATATAGCAAAAAATATACCGTCTGTGCTAGAAACGTGGTATGGGGGTATGCGTGCTGGTGATGCTGTAGCCAATGTCATTTTTGGAGATGTAAACCCAGGAGGGAAACTTACCATGTCTTTTCCTCGATCGGTAGGACAAACTCCTGTAACATATTTAGAGCGTCCAGACTTTATAGGGTCTGGAAAAGGAAAGTATCGATTTAGTGATAAATCACCTCTGTTTCCATTTGGTTATGGCCTAAGCTACACCACTTTTCAATACGGCGAACCAAAGCTTAAAAATGCGGTTATAAATGCTGATGGAACAACAACGGTTTCAATTGAAGTGACCAATACAGGAAAAGTAAAAGGTGATGAGATTGTGCAAATGTACGTACGTGACGACTTTGCTTTTGTAGGGCGCTATCTCAAACTATTAAAAGGCTTTGAGCGTATTACATTAAAGCCCGGTGAGACCAAAACCGTTAGTTTTAAATTGGGTTTTGATGAATTGAACATCTTAAATCAAGATATGAAAAAGGTTGTAGAACCAGGTACTTTTACTATTTCAGTTGGGGCATCTTCTCAAGAAAAAGATCTAAAAACAGTTATTTTAAAGGTGAATAATTAA